In Bacteroidales bacterium, the following are encoded in one genomic region:
- a CDS encoding four helix bundle protein, with protein MIEAKKNIIVDKSFQFALKIINFCELLEERKKNIVSRQLLKSGTSIGANIREAQNAESVDDFIHKLKIAAKEAGETEYWLLICKESPTYPFEEKLLIDIQEIMQILSKIIISTKKRKYDK; from the coding sequence ATGATTGAAGCTAAAAAAAATATAATTGTAGATAAATCTTTTCAGTTTGCACTAAAGATTATTAACTTTTGCGAACTCCTTGAAGAAAGGAAAAAGAATATTGTTTCAAGGCAATTATTAAAAAGTGGAACATCTATTGGAGCAAATATTAGAGAAGCTCAAAATGCAGAAAGTGTTGATGATTTCATACATAAATTGAAAATTGCTGCCAAAGAAGCTGGCGAAACTGAATATTGGTTATTAATTTGCAAAGAAAGTCCAACTTATCCTTTTGAAGAAAAATTGTTGATTGATATTCAAGAAATAATGCAGATTCTTTCAAAAATCATTATCTCAACAAAAAAACGTAAATATGATAAATAA
- a CDS encoding (Fe-S)-binding protein gives MKFDWFVVPFAVGLVGLILFLTLKYVRWILSLPKEERKKIRKSFFSTKIFAFVWEVFREALLHVRIFKKNIILGYMHSSFAFGWFLLIVFGAIEVEFANSRHANHLYEPIFFRFFHRDPSVLEHHAFFTFIMDAILLYILSGLLLALTKRLYSRLMGMKKTTRLYWTDKIALYSLWLIFPLRLLAESSTAGIYANGGFMTNHVGSFLANLLPLEKIMYPLWWMYSIDLFLFFAFLPFSRYMHIPTEIVLIALRQAGIYTKNKITGFSQLEINACSSCGICIDACQIQDVLGRQNMIPAYLFQKIRHEKVLKPALYDCLICGRCEEACPVNINILNIKVAKRNEKLNHKHQQYDYLRQVTTELPKTQIAYFAGCMSHLTPSIKKAMVSIFEKTHTPFTFIDEDGSICCGRPLQLSGKIEDAKILMQKNKEIIAASGAEILVTSCPICYKVFNEEYQLAIKVMHHSQLFDLWSKQGKLKLNAQPIKASYHDPCDLGRGSHVYDAPRHILNQVITLQETAYQKEHSLCCGGSLGNFYFQEKDKVQVAQDAYDKIMTNHSEMLITSCPLCKKTFQKVAEKPVIDLAEIIDKALMQ, from the coding sequence ATGAAATTCGATTGGTTTGTTGTTCCTTTTGCAGTTGGTTTAGTCGGACTAATTTTATTTTTAACCCTAAAATATGTTCGATGGATATTATCATTGCCTAAAGAAGAACGAAAAAAAATAAGAAAATCGTTTTTTTCTACAAAAATATTCGCATTTGTTTGGGAAGTCTTCCGCGAAGCTCTTTTGCATGTTAGAATTTTCAAGAAAAATATAATACTTGGCTACATGCACAGCAGTTTTGCTTTCGGATGGTTTTTGCTAATTGTGTTTGGTGCCATCGAAGTAGAATTTGCCAACAGTCGCCATGCTAACCACTTATACGAGCCTATTTTCTTTCGCTTTTTCCACAGAGACCCATCGGTTTTAGAGCATCATGCTTTTTTTACTTTCATCATGGACGCCATCTTGTTGTACATTCTCTCAGGTTTATTGTTGGCTTTAACCAAACGCCTTTATTCACGCCTTATGGGCATGAAAAAAACAACCCGTCTTTATTGGACCGATAAAATTGCATTATATAGTCTTTGGCTTATTTTTCCCTTACGCCTTTTAGCCGAAAGTTCTACAGCAGGCATATATGCTAACGGTGGTTTTATGACCAACCATGTTGGCAGTTTTTTAGCAAACCTTCTTCCGTTAGAAAAGATAATGTATCCCCTATGGTGGATGTATTCCATCGATTTATTTTTATTTTTTGCTTTTCTTCCTTTCAGTCGTTACATGCACATTCCCACCGAAATAGTTTTAATTGCACTTAGGCAAGCCGGCATTTATACAAAAAACAAAATTACCGGATTCTCTCAATTAGAAATCAATGCCTGTTCAAGCTGTGGTATATGTATCGATGCTTGTCAGATTCAAGATGTTTTAGGTCGCCAAAATATGATACCCGCTTATCTTTTTCAAAAAATTCGACATGAAAAAGTCCTCAAACCTGCCTTATACGATTGTCTTATTTGCGGAAGATGCGAAGAAGCATGCCCCGTCAATATCAATATTTTAAACATAAAAGTAGCTAAGCGAAACGAAAAACTTAATCATAAACATCAACAATACGATTACCTGAGACAAGTTACAACAGAACTTCCTAAAACTCAAATAGCTTATTTTGCAGGTTGCATGAGTCATCTTACACCATCCATAAAAAAAGCAATGGTTTCTATTTTTGAGAAAACCCATACCCCTTTTACTTTTATTGACGAAGACGGAAGCATCTGTTGTGGACGTCCACTTCAGCTATCGGGCAAAATTGAAGATGCCAAAATACTTATGCAAAAAAACAAGGAAATCATTGCTGCTTCAGGAGCCGAAATATTAGTAACTTCGTGCCCAATCTGTTACAAAGTTTTCAACGAAGAATATCAACTAGCGATTAAAGTTATGCATCATTCGCAATTATTTGATTTATGGTCGAAGCAAGGCAAGCTTAAACTCAATGCTCAACCTATAAAAGCTTCTTACCACGATCCTTGCGATTTAGGAAGAGGCTCACACGTTTACGATGCTCCACGCCATATATTAAATCAGGTTATTACCTTACAAGAAACTGCCTATCAAAAAGAGCATTCGCTTTGTTGTGGCGGGAGTCTGGGAAATTTTTATTTTCAAGAAAAAGACAAAGTTCAAGTTGCACAAGATGCTTACGATAAAATAATGACCAACCATTCGGAAATGCTTATCACCTCTTGTCCATTATGTAAGAAAACATTTCAAAAAGTAGCCGAAAAACCGGTAATCGATTTGGCTGAGATTATAGATAAAGCTTTAATGCAATAA
- a CDS encoding polysaccharide deacetylase family protein, producing MSAEKLIYLTFDDGPTPEVTPWVLALLEKYEFKATFFCLGINAQQHSDIIKQIEKRGHTLGNHGYEHLNGWKTKNKVYIANADKGAAILKTKLFRPPYGKISPLQWLTLRKKYNIVFWDYLSKDYLNIDKQSHFLTRLQKHTHPNRIIVFHDSYKAFPTLQKYLEPYFEWLKNENYTTQLLHTRL from the coding sequence ATGAGCGCTGAAAAACTTATATACCTCACATTCGATGACGGTCCAACACCCGAGGTTACTCCTTGGGTGTTGGCTTTATTAGAAAAATACGAATTCAAAGCTACATTTTTTTGCTTAGGTATAAATGCTCAACAACATAGCGACATTATTAAACAAATTGAAAAACGTGGACATACCTTAGGCAACCACGGATACGAACATTTAAACGGATGGAAAACAAAAAACAAGGTTTATATTGCCAATGCCGACAAAGGTGCAGCTATTTTGAAAACTAAGCTTTTTCGCCCTCCTTATGGTAAAATATCACCCCTACAATGGCTAACACTGCGAAAAAAATATAACATCGTTTTTTGGGATTACCTTTCGAAAGACTATTTAAACATCGATAAACAAAGCCATTTTCTTACCAGATTGCAAAAACATACCCACCCTAACCGTATTATTGTTTTCCACGATTCTTATAAAGCCTTCCCTACACTACAAAAATATTTAGAACCATATTTCGAATGGCTTAAAAACGAAAATTATACAACCCAATTACTCCATACAAGGCTATAA
- a CDS encoding thymidylate synthase gives MKPYLDLLQHVLDHGTLKSDRTGVGTKSIFGYQMRFDLQKGFPLVTTKKVHLKSIIYELLWFLNGDTNINYLKDNGVSIWDEWADMNGNLGPVYGHQWRKWESNDGKIIDQISEVVESIKHNPDSRRHIVSAWNVGDLDKMALPPCHILFQFYVADGKLSCQMYQRSGDLFLGVPFNIASYSLLTMMMAQVCNLQPGEFIHTLGDAHIYTFHFDQVRTQIQREPRPLPIMKINPHVKNIFSFKYTDFTLEGYDPHPPIKGPVAV, from the coding sequence ATGAAGCCATACTTAGATTTACTTCAGCATGTACTCGATCATGGCACCTTAAAGAGCGATAGAACCGGTGTTGGAACAAAGAGTATTTTTGGATATCAGATGCGATTTGACTTACAAAAAGGTTTTCCTTTGGTAACTACTAAAAAAGTACATTTAAAATCGATTATTTATGAATTGTTATGGTTCTTAAATGGTGATACTAATATTAATTATTTAAAAGATAATGGTGTAAGTATTTGGGATGAGTGGGCCGATATGAATGGTAATTTAGGACCAGTGTATGGGCATCAATGGCGAAAATGGGAATCGAACGATGGTAAAATAATCGATCAAATTTCGGAAGTGGTTGAATCTATTAAGCATAATCCCGACTCACGTCGTCATATTGTGAGTGCATGGAATGTGGGCGATTTGGATAAAATGGCATTACCTCCCTGCCATATCTTGTTCCAATTTTATGTTGCAGATGGAAAACTTTCGTGCCAAATGTATCAGCGTAGTGGCGATTTGTTTTTAGGTGTTCCTTTTAATATAGCTTCGTATTCGTTATTAACTATGATGATGGCACAGGTTTGTAATTTACAACCTGGTGAATTTATTCACACTTTAGGCGATGCACATATATATACTTTTCATTTTGATCAAGTAAGAACACAAATACAACGAGAACCACGTCCATTACCCATTATGAAAATAAATCCTCATGTAAAAAATATTTTCTCTTTTAAATATACCGACTTTACGCTCGAAGGTTACGATCCTCATCCTCCTATCAAAGGACCAGTGGCAGTATAG
- a CDS encoding CoB--CoM heterodisulfide reductase iron-sulfur subunit A family protein — MTAKQKIVVIGGGIAGLEASSTLSRMQYNVTLIEKSNHIGGHVAQWDRLFPNQRKSDEVIEFLKANIPSNLKIQLNTTVLNIAKKNTSFVVTLSDNETIETDAILITTGYDLFDARLKEEYGYGIYDNVITSAELEKLFRENQPILTKQGKEPQRIGFIHCVGSRDRKINNIYCSKVCCVTAVKQAIEIRQKLPYSEAYCFYMDLRMYGLSFEEIYNESQEKYGVTFIRGRLSEAAENKEGKIIIKVEDTLLGRPMKMTMDMLVLMVGMTPSEGTSNLIKMLNLETNSSHFIASKDDHTQSNITSQAGIFVAGAATSPKSIDDTLADARGAVVKILEFLNSKAQ; from the coding sequence ATGACAGCAAAACAAAAAATAGTCGTAATAGGTGGTGGAATTGCCGGATTAGAAGCCTCATCAACACTTTCGAGAATGCAATATAATGTTACTCTTATTGAAAAAAGCAACCATATTGGGGGACACGTTGCACAATGGGACAGACTTTTCCCCAACCAACGAAAATCAGACGAAGTCATCGAATTTTTAAAAGCTAATATTCCATCGAACTTAAAAATTCAACTCAACACAACGGTTTTGAACATCGCAAAGAAAAACACGTCTTTCGTTGTAACCCTCTCAGATAACGAAACCATCGAAACAGACGCTATACTTATAACTACCGGCTATGATTTATTCGATGCCCGACTTAAAGAAGAATACGGTTATGGCATTTACGACAATGTTATCACCTCAGCCGAATTAGAAAAATTATTTCGCGAAAATCAACCTATCCTTACCAAGCAAGGCAAAGAACCGCAACGTATTGGTTTTATTCATTGTGTAGGTTCTCGCGACAGAAAAATAAACAATATTTACTGTTCAAAAGTTTGTTGCGTTACGGCTGTAAAACAAGCTATTGAAATAAGGCAAAAACTACCTTACTCCGAAGCTTATTGCTTTTATATGGATTTACGCATGTACGGTTTATCGTTCGAGGAAATTTATAACGAATCACAAGAAAAATATGGTGTTACCTTCATTAGAGGACGACTATCTGAAGCAGCCGAGAACAAAGAAGGGAAAATTATTATTAAAGTAGAAGACACGTTGCTCGGACGTCCCATGAAAATGACCATGGATATGTTGGTACTTATGGTTGGCATGACCCCTTCCGAAGGCACATCTAACTTAATCAAAATGCTAAATTTGGAAACAAATAGCAGTCATTTTATTGCTTCTAAAGATGATCATACACAATCGAATATAACATCGCAAGCAGGGATTTTTGTTGCCGGTGCAGCCACTTCGCCCAAAAGCATAGACGATACCCTTGCCGATGCACGGGGAGCTGTGGTCAAAATATTAGAATTCTTAAATTCAAAAGCTCAGTAA
- a CDS encoding heterodisulfide reductase subunit B → MIQDGKKQLWAQYQKEIADDKYYYARSCIRQNFFPGAEEMFLKILRNNLQKDIYDDARQTTCTGIGYHSAIVPLETTMAVVARQFSLMNELGYENFVCSCVTSFGIYSEMLETWHEFPETLEKTRENLYKATGRTFELPKNLVHASDVIYKLRIELLPQLKYKLVHAKTGKPLNVVEHIGCHYAKIFPHKGVGGAEYPYVLAGLIDAWGGNLIDYPERRHCCGFGFRQYLVKANRGYSYSHSLKKFESMQPYDVDLIITNCPGCNYFLDRWQYVAAESEHKLFGVDGKAIPVLTFEEITALLLGYNPWEIGLQMHQIPVEPLLDKLGIHYSKENKYLGTKGPEIPKLLNY, encoded by the coding sequence ATGATTCAAGACGGAAAAAAACAACTTTGGGCACAATATCAAAAAGAAATAGCTGACGATAAATATTATTACGCACGCAGTTGTATAAGACAAAATTTCTTTCCTGGAGCCGAAGAAATGTTTTTAAAAATATTAAGAAATAATCTTCAAAAGGATATATACGACGATGCACGTCAAACTACTTGCACTGGAATTGGTTATCATTCAGCTATTGTTCCACTCGAAACCACCATGGCAGTTGTAGCACGACAGTTTTCGCTCATGAATGAGCTAGGCTACGAAAATTTTGTATGTTCATGCGTAACATCGTTTGGAATTTATTCTGAGATGCTCGAAACTTGGCATGAATTCCCCGAAACTCTTGAAAAAACACGCGAAAATCTTTACAAAGCAACAGGCAGGACGTTTGAACTCCCTAAAAATCTTGTTCATGCCAGCGATGTAATTTACAAACTAAGAATAGAACTTTTGCCCCAACTAAAATATAAACTTGTACATGCAAAAACCGGAAAACCCTTAAACGTGGTAGAACATATTGGTTGCCATTATGCTAAAATATTTCCACACAAAGGTGTAGGTGGTGCCGAATATCCTTATGTATTAGCCGGTTTAATAGATGCATGGGGAGGCAACCTAATTGACTATCCCGAACGTCGGCATTGTTGCGGTTTCGGATTTAGACAATATTTGGTAAAAGCTAACAGAGGATACAGCTACTCACATTCGCTAAAAAAATTTGAGTCGATGCAACCTTACGATGTCGATTTGATTATTACCAACTGTCCAGGGTGCAATTATTTTCTTGATCGCTGGCAATATGTAGCTGCTGAATCGGAACATAAACTTTTCGGAGTTGATGGAAAAGCTATACCTGTTTTAACATTTGAAGAAATAACAGCACTCCTTTTAGGTTATAACCCATGGGAAATTGGCTTACAAATGCATCAAATACCGGTAGAACCATTGTTAGATAAACTAGGTATTCACTATTCTAAAGAAAATAAATACCTCGGCACAAAAGGACCTGAAATACCTAAATTGTTAAACTATTAA
- a CDS encoding 4Fe-4S dicluster domain-containing protein: MNLLEQLKTDFRFIEGMKACINCGVCTAICPAAQYYEYDPRMVVNIVQRKQESELEQLLKSDSIWMCGECLSCKTRCPRENVPAYIIQSLKTLSIKTGYFTESEKGRQQLALVRTIGKHILEEGYCVHIDKIDMDMFPEQGPVWEWVKENIKTLSLTVGANYHGSGSGSLRQIPQESINELKAIFKQTGGADFFELIENKSEEKAKELGLTFHKGEKDEYFYDVYESKL; encoded by the coding sequence ATGAACCTACTGGAGCAATTAAAAACCGATTTTCGATTTATCGAAGGTATGAAAGCCTGTATCAATTGCGGTGTTTGCACCGCTATTTGCCCTGCTGCTCAATACTATGAATACGACCCACGAATGGTAGTGAACATTGTTCAACGCAAACAAGAATCAGAACTTGAGCAATTGCTAAAAAGCGATTCTATTTGGATGTGTGGTGAGTGTTTATCGTGCAAAACTCGCTGTCCACGCGAAAATGTACCTGCTTACATTATTCAATCGCTTAAAACACTTTCTATTAAAACCGGCTATTTTACCGAATCGGAAAAAGGTCGCCAACAATTAGCATTAGTCAGAACTATTGGTAAACATATTTTAGAAGAAGGATATTGCGTTCATATTGATAAAATTGATATGGATATGTTTCCCGAACAAGGACCTGTCTGGGAATGGGTCAAAGAAAACATTAAAACCTTATCATTAACTGTTGGAGCCAATTATCATGGAAGCGGAAGTGGATCACTCCGTCAAATACCCCAAGAATCAATAAACGAGCTTAAGGCAATTTTTAAACAAACAGGCGGTGCAGACTTTTTTGAACTGATTGAAAACAAATCTGAAGAAAAAGCTAAAGAACTCGGGTTAACTTTCCATAAAGGAGAAAAAGATGAGTATTTTTATGATGTTTATGAAAGTAAATTGTGA
- a CDS encoding nucleoside permease: protein MSLKFRLIVMNFLQFFVWGAWLITIANYWFGTKQWGSEEFGAVFLTLGIASLFMPTLTGIIADKWMNAEKLYGILHLLSGATVFCFPLINDPSTFFWFMLLAMCFYMPTIALTNTVGYNALKTHGYDVVKDFPPIRVFGTIGFIVAMWITNLTGNKATEIQFYISAFASFVLGIYSFTLPKCPPQLKSSGSSSLVKLLGLDAFKLFANYKMALFFIFSMLLGASLQLTNMYGDVFLDEFKNLPQYADSFVVRYSTIIMSISQMSETLFILTIPFFLRKFGIKKVMLMSMFAWVLRFGLFGYGNPEDGLWMIILSCIIYGMAFDFFNISGALFVETQCDSSIRASAQGLFMMMTNGFGTMIGALTSGIIIKKFFILPNGFRDWHHIWITFALYALVVALLFALLFKHKHNPNDPKLQNIAH, encoded by the coding sequence ATGAGTCTAAAATTTAGATTAATTGTGATGAATTTTCTCCAATTTTTTGTTTGGGGTGCTTGGCTTATTACTATTGCAAATTATTGGTTTGGAACTAAACAATGGGGGAGCGAAGAATTTGGTGCCGTATTTTTAACATTGGGTATTGCTTCACTTTTTATGCCCACTCTTACGGGTATTATTGCCGATAAATGGATGAATGCTGAAAAATTATATGGCATACTTCATCTTTTGAGCGGGGCTACTGTTTTTTGTTTTCCACTTATTAACGATCCATCTACTTTTTTTTGGTTTATGCTGTTGGCTATGTGTTTTTATATGCCTACTATTGCACTTACCAATACGGTTGGATACAATGCTTTAAAAACTCATGGTTACGATGTAGTAAAAGATTTTCCACCCATTCGTGTATTTGGAACTATTGGTTTTATTGTTGCTATGTGGATTACTAACCTTACGGGAAACAAAGCTACTGAGATACAATTTTATATTTCGGCATTTGCTTCTTTTGTATTGGGTATATATTCTTTTACTTTACCTAAATGTCCTCCACAATTAAAATCTTCGGGAAGTTCTTCGTTGGTTAAGCTTTTAGGGTTAGACGCATTTAAGTTATTTGCTAATTACAAAATGGCTTTGTTTTTTATTTTTTCGATGCTTTTGGGTGCTTCGTTGCAATTAACTAATATGTATGGCGATGTGTTTTTAGATGAATTTAAAAATCTACCACAGTATGCCGATTCGTTTGTGGTTCGTTATTCTACGATTATCATGTCTATTTCGCAAATGTCCGAAACGCTTTTCATTCTTACTATTCCATTTTTCTTGCGAAAATTTGGCATTAAAAAAGTTATGCTTATGAGCATGTTTGCTTGGGTACTACGTTTTGGTTTGTTTGGGTATGGAAATCCTGAAGATGGTTTATGGATGATAATTTTATCATGTATTATATATGGTATGGCATTCGACTTTTTTAATATATCGGGAGCATTATTTGTTGAAACCCAATGCGACTCGTCTATTAGAGCAAGTGCACAAGGTTTATTTATGATGATGACCAATGGTTTTGGTACCATGATTGGTGCTTTAACAAGTGGTATTATTATTAAAAAATTCTTTATTCTTCCTAATGGTTTTAGAGACTGGCATCATATATGGATTACTTTTGCCTTATATGCTTTAGTGGTTGCTCTTTTGTTTGCTCTTTTATTTAAACATAAACATAATCCTAATGATCCTAAGTTACAAAATATAGCTCATTGA
- a CDS encoding 4Fe-4S dicluster domain-containing protein, whose translation MKNFGFSVNKSRVIEYDQNDRALFYYLMRVEPSVSLCIACGACTATCSAGAFSSLDFHKIMLSIRRGEKVYIAKEITQCMLCGKCQLVCPKNVNTRGVILQILSFLQSSQL comes from the coding sequence ATGAAAAATTTTGGATTTAGCGTTAACAAAAGCCGAGTAATTGAATACGATCAAAACGACCGTGCTTTATTCTATTATCTTATGCGTGTTGAACCTTCGGTATCGCTTTGCATAGCCTGTGGTGCTTGTACAGCTACATGTTCGGCAGGTGCTTTTTCATCGCTCGACTTTCATAAAATCATGCTGAGCATTCGACGAGGCGAAAAAGTTTACATTGCCAAAGAAATTACGCAATGTATGCTTTGCGGTAAATGTCAACTTGTTTGCCCCAAAAACGTTAATACTCGCGGTGTAATTTTACAAATATTGTCATTCCTTCAAAGTTCGCAGTTATGA